Proteins from a single region of Streptomyces sp. TN58:
- a CDS encoding SH3 domain-containing protein, with protein MLKPTRTILALAAGSLVLGLVGVGAAVADDGPREIVVGEAPSSAQPGEYPYGRYAFGKVVSKGPLKVRSKPTTESRAVGQVQPNSRVEIECKKSGENVAGNRLWYRLHEDRDWENGSGREDREDRQDREDSQDREDRQDREDRQDGEERRAPSRAKAYENERWVSARYVKNLSEVKYCR; from the coding sequence ATGCTGAAGCCCACCAGAACCATCCTCGCTCTCGCCGCCGGAAGCCTGGTTCTCGGTCTGGTCGGGGTGGGCGCCGCCGTCGCGGACGACGGCCCGCGGGAGATCGTCGTCGGCGAGGCGCCGTCGTCCGCGCAGCCCGGCGAATACCCGTACGGCAGGTACGCCTTCGGCAAGGTCGTCTCCAAGGGCCCGCTGAAGGTGCGCAGCAAGCCGACCACCGAGTCCCGCGCCGTCGGCCAGGTGCAGCCGAACAGCAGGGTCGAGATCGAGTGCAAGAAGTCCGGCGAGAACGTCGCCGGCAACCGCCTCTGGTACCGCCTGCACGAGGACCGCGACTGGGAGAACGGCTCCGGCCGAGAAGACCGCGAAGACCGCCAGGACCGGGAGGACAGCCAGGACCGCGAAGACCGCCAGGACCGGGAGGACCGCCAGGACGGCGAGGAGCGCCGGGCCCCCAGCCGCGCGAAGGCCTACGAGAACGAGCGCTGGGTCTCCGCCCGCTACGTCAAGAACCTCTCCGAGGTGAAGTACTGCCGCTGA
- a CDS encoding YbjQ family protein, translating to MSIDDYGGGAGAHETGVLVVTTNDVPGYRVERVIGEVFGLTVRSRHLGSQIGAGLKSMIGGELKGLTKTLVQTRNQAMDRLVEQAKARGANAVLMMRFDVTDAADVGTEVCAYGTAVVLVPAST from the coding sequence ATGAGTATCGATGACTACGGCGGCGGAGCCGGCGCGCACGAGACCGGGGTCCTCGTCGTGACGACCAACGACGTCCCCGGATACCGGGTCGAACGGGTCATCGGAGAGGTCTTCGGCCTCACCGTGCGCTCCCGCCACCTGGGCAGCCAGATCGGCGCCGGCCTGAAGTCGATGATCGGCGGCGAACTGAAGGGCCTCACCAAGACCCTGGTCCAAACCCGCAACCAGGCCATGGACCGGCTCGTCGAGCAGGCCAAGGCGCGCGGCGCGAACGCCGTGCTGATGATGCGCTTCGACGTCACCGACGCGGCCGACGTCGGAACCGAGGTGTGCGCCTACGGGACGGCCGTCGTCCTGGTCCCCGCCTCCACCTGA
- a CDS encoding class I SAM-dependent methyltransferase, whose translation MGRRKSAAEVFDALGERYEEVFGRVPGQIEALDWLTARLPGRARVLDVGSGTGRPTAETLVRAGCDVTGIDVSAAMVALARARVPGARFEQADVRTYTPPPGGFDAVCSFFPLLVMDQPEVAAALDRMASWTAPGGYFVMATVPGDIRGLDIEWMGHEVTVSSLSTEDHLTRLADRGLEVLHHHTATFMPAGDGAVPEEHLFCYARRMP comes from the coding sequence ATGGGTCGACGCAAGTCAGCGGCAGAGGTGTTCGACGCGCTGGGGGAGCGCTACGAGGAGGTGTTCGGGCGGGTACCCGGCCAGATCGAGGCCCTCGACTGGCTCACCGCCCGACTGCCGGGGAGAGCCCGCGTACTGGACGTGGGCAGCGGCACCGGACGGCCCACCGCCGAGACACTGGTCCGGGCCGGCTGCGACGTGACCGGCATCGACGTCTCGGCGGCCATGGTCGCCCTGGCCCGGGCCAGGGTTCCGGGGGCCCGCTTCGAGCAGGCCGACGTACGCACCTACACGCCGCCGCCCGGCGGCTTCGACGCGGTGTGCTCCTTCTTCCCCCTGCTGGTCATGGACCAACCGGAGGTGGCGGCGGCCCTGGACCGGATGGCCTCGTGGACCGCACCCGGCGGCTACTTCGTGATGGCCACGGTGCCGGGGGACATCCGCGGCCTGGACATCGAGTGGATGGGCCACGAGGTCACCGTCAGCAGCCTCTCCACGGAGGACCACCTGACGCGGCTCGCCGACCGGGGCCTGGAGGTCCTGCACCACCACACCGCGACGTTCATGCCCGCCGGCGACGGGGCGGTCCCCGAGGAGCACCTGTTCTGCTACGCCCGCCGCATGCCCTGA
- a CDS encoding LPXTG cell wall anchor domain-containing protein: MKNLKRVPLAVRRTAVAAAAVGTAVALAGPAHAAGGSSATPSPSVSVPASAAPSPVGPAPAPSISTPPVNGEDAGSASPSAAPSASPSVPGTGAGPSASPSAPAAAPDAPELAHTGSSATTVAMGAGATGLILAGAGALYAVRRRANS, encoded by the coding sequence GTGAAGAACCTGAAGCGTGTCCCCCTGGCCGTCCGCCGCACGGCCGTCGCCGCAGCAGCCGTGGGGACGGCCGTGGCCCTCGCCGGACCGGCCCACGCCGCCGGCGGCAGCTCGGCCACCCCCTCCCCGTCGGTCAGCGTCCCGGCCAGCGCCGCGCCGAGCCCCGTCGGTCCCGCGCCCGCTCCCTCGATCAGCACCCCGCCGGTCAACGGCGAGGACGCCGGCAGCGCGTCTCCCTCTGCCGCCCCCAGTGCCTCCCCGAGCGTGCCGGGAACCGGCGCCGGACCCAGCGCCTCCCCCTCGGCCCCCGCCGCCGCGCCCGACGCCCCCGAGCTCGCGCATACTGGCTCCTCGGCGACGACCGTCGCGATGGGGGCAGGTGCGACCGGTCTGATCCTCGCCGGCGCCGGAGCCCTCTACGCCGTGCGGCGCCGCGCGAACAGCTGA
- a CDS encoding RNA polymerase sigma factor, translating to MLHLAPSVGPLMPGLGRAWRGLWPLLRRESSTAPLVAPRSYGPAYGPSPAHRLHRHPGDGDPEPPTVTGLYHAHRLGMVRLAVLLVDDLATAEDVVQDAFTALYRRHGEQIADVDNALGYLRTSVVNTARSVLRRRRTVRAWTPPPTVDEPSAEDHVVLDEAHREVLAALARLTPRRRQVLVLRYWADLSEAEIAATLGISRGAVKSNASRGLDALERNLEGRI from the coding sequence GTGCTCCACCTCGCACCATCCGTCGGCCCCCTCATGCCCGGTCTCGGCCGGGCGTGGCGGGGCCTGTGGCCGTTGCTGCGCCGCGAGTCCTCCACCGCTCCGCTGGTCGCGCCCCGGTCGTACGGTCCGGCGTACGGGCCTTCGCCCGCGCACCGGCTCCACCGCCATCCGGGCGACGGCGATCCCGAGCCGCCCACCGTCACCGGGCTCTACCACGCGCACCGGCTGGGCATGGTCCGGCTGGCGGTGCTGCTCGTCGACGACCTCGCCACCGCCGAGGACGTGGTCCAGGACGCCTTCACCGCCCTGTACCGGCGCCACGGCGAGCAGATCGCCGACGTCGACAACGCCCTCGGCTACCTGCGCACCTCGGTCGTCAACACCGCACGGTCCGTCCTGCGCCGCAGGCGCACCGTACGGGCCTGGACCCCGCCGCCGACCGTGGACGAACCGTCCGCCGAGGACCACGTCGTCCTGGACGAGGCGCACCGCGAGGTGCTCGCCGCGCTCGCCCGGCTCACGCCGCGCCGCCGGCAGGTCCTCGTCCTGCGGTACTGGGCCGACCTCAGCGAGGCGGAGATCGCGGCCACCCTGGGCATCAGCCGGGGAGCGGTGAAGTCCAACGCGAGCCGCGGCCTCGACGCGCTGGAACGGAATCTGGAGGGACGGATATGA
- a CDS encoding MarR family winged helix-turn-helix transcriptional regulator — protein MTATDSALTALSQGWCALSLLHGRIEAHIERALQAGHGLSVREYSLLDVLSRQHDGPGGHLRMHQVADSVVLSQSATTRLVSRLEDRGLLNRYICDTDRRGIYTDVSESGLALLAEARPTNDRALREALDEAAGNPELAPLVAAVENLRKP, from the coding sequence ATGACGGCCACGGACAGCGCGCTGACCGCCCTCTCCCAGGGCTGGTGCGCCCTCTCGCTCCTGCACGGCCGCATCGAGGCCCACATCGAACGGGCCCTGCAGGCCGGCCACGGCCTCAGCGTCCGCGAGTACTCCCTGCTCGACGTCCTCAGCCGCCAGCACGACGGGCCGGGCGGACACCTGCGCATGCACCAGGTCGCCGACTCGGTGGTGCTCAGCCAGAGCGCGACGACCCGGCTGGTCAGCAGACTGGAGGACCGCGGCCTGCTGAACCGCTACATCTGCGACACCGACCGCCGGGGCATCTACACCGACGTCAGCGAATCCGGCCTCGCGCTGCTGGCCGAGGCCCGCCCCACCAACGACAGGGCTCTGCGCGAGGCCCTGGACGAGGCCGCGGGCAACCCGGAACTGGCGCCGCTGGTGGCGGCGGTGGAGAACCTCCGCAAGCCCTGA
- a CDS encoding MFS transporter: MPLALLALAVGAFGIGTTEFVIMGLLPEVASDYGVSIPTAGFLVTGYALGVVLGAPLMTVLGTRIPRKRMLMLLMGLFIAGNLLSALAPAFGVMLTGRVVASLAHGAFFGIGAVVAAELVAPEKKAGAIAMMFTGLTVANVVGVPLGTLVGQTAGWRTTFVIVAALGVAGLLGIARLVPDLPRPEGAVRIRRELAAFRNVQVLLAMAMTVLGFGGVFAAITYITPMMTDVAGYADSSVTWLLVLFGLGMVAGNLIGGRYADRALMPMLYVSLGALAVTLAVFTLTAHTKAGAAVTVVLIGALGFATVPPLQKRVLDQAAGAPTLASAVNIGAFNLGNALAAWLGGLVISAGLGWTAPNWVGAALAASALVLALVSGALERRTAAHAASAAGRVVAAAAAPAPATTAAAPARH, from the coding sequence ATGCCTCTCGCACTTCTCGCCCTGGCCGTCGGGGCCTTCGGCATCGGCACCACCGAGTTCGTGATCATGGGCCTGCTCCCCGAGGTCGCCTCCGACTACGGCGTCTCCATCCCCACCGCAGGCTTCCTGGTCACCGGCTACGCCCTCGGCGTCGTCCTGGGCGCCCCCCTCATGACCGTGCTCGGCACCCGCATCCCCCGCAAGCGCATGCTGATGCTGCTCATGGGCCTCTTCATCGCGGGCAACCTGCTCTCCGCCCTCGCCCCCGCCTTCGGCGTCATGCTCACCGGCCGTGTCGTCGCCTCGCTCGCCCACGGCGCGTTCTTCGGTATCGGCGCGGTCGTCGCCGCCGAGCTCGTCGCCCCCGAGAAGAAGGCCGGCGCGATCGCCATGATGTTCACCGGCCTGACCGTCGCCAACGTCGTCGGCGTCCCCCTCGGGACCCTCGTCGGACAGACCGCCGGCTGGCGCACCACCTTCGTGATCGTCGCCGCGCTCGGCGTCGCCGGCCTCCTCGGCATCGCCCGCCTGGTGCCCGACCTGCCCCGGCCCGAGGGTGCGGTCCGCATCCGCCGCGAGCTCGCCGCCTTCCGCAACGTCCAGGTGCTGCTCGCGATGGCCATGACCGTGCTCGGATTCGGCGGCGTCTTCGCCGCGATCACCTACATCACGCCGATGATGACCGACGTCGCCGGCTACGCGGACTCCTCCGTCACCTGGCTCCTCGTCCTCTTCGGCCTCGGCATGGTCGCCGGCAACCTCATCGGCGGCCGCTACGCCGACCGGGCCCTCATGCCCATGCTCTACGTGTCCCTGGGCGCCCTCGCCGTCACCCTGGCGGTCTTCACCCTCACCGCCCACACCAAGGCAGGCGCCGCCGTCACCGTCGTCCTGATCGGCGCCCTCGGCTTCGCGACCGTGCCCCCGCTCCAGAAGCGGGTCCTCGACCAGGCCGCCGGAGCGCCCACGCTGGCCTCCGCCGTCAACATCGGCGCCTTCAACCTCGGCAACGCCCTCGCCGCCTGGCTCGGCGGGCTCGTGATCTCCGCCGGGCTCGGCTGGACCGCCCCGAACTGGGTCGGCGCCGCACTCGCCGCCTCCGCGCTGGTGCTCGCCCTCGTGTCCGGAGCACTGGAGCGCCGTACGGCCGCACACGCGGCCAGCGCCGCCGGCCGAGTCGTCGCGGCCGCGGCCGCCCCGGCTCCCGCGACGACCGCGGCCGCGCCCGCCCGCCACTGA
- a CDS encoding GlcG/HbpS family heme-binding protein → MTTPSPAPTAVRTAVAPLTTGDAELLVAVATSAAEAAGAAVSVTVLDAGGHLLAFRRDDRAVLISGETSTRKAYTALQLDAPTADLVDAVRPDGPFHTLPTALDRPLLFIPGGLPVHRDGRLVGAVGVGGEAPAQDHAFAAAALEALA, encoded by the coding sequence ATGACCACCCCCAGCCCCGCCCCCACCGCTGTCCGCACCGCCGTCGCCCCCCTGACCACCGGGGACGCCGAGCTGCTCGTCGCCGTCGCCACCTCCGCCGCCGAAGCGGCCGGGGCCGCAGTCAGCGTCACCGTCCTGGACGCCGGCGGCCACCTGCTGGCCTTCCGCCGAGACGACCGGGCCGTACTGATCTCCGGCGAGACCAGCACCCGCAAGGCCTACACCGCCCTCCAGCTGGACGCTCCCACCGCGGACCTCGTCGACGCGGTCCGCCCCGACGGGCCCTTCCACACGCTGCCCACGGCCCTCGACCGCCCCCTCCTCTTCATCCCGGGCGGGCTGCCCGTCCACCGCGACGGCCGGCTCGTAGGCGCCGTGGGCGTCGGCGGTGAGGCCCCCGCCCAGGACCACGCCTTCGCCGCCGCGGCGCTGGAAGCCCTGGCCTGA